The proteins below are encoded in one region of Clostridium estertheticum:
- a CDS encoding helix-turn-helix transcriptional regulator, translating to MPKNDNMLAILWMLNSGTKITAKQISERLEINIRSVYRYMDALCVSGVPIISEPGHNGGYSLLNNFIRAPLFFDLDEKKSLLHAAVFAMESGYPFMESLNSATSKLKMFSNQEQEKVLNRHLVGFEVVSRICDPAVKPILMELEQAVANECSMEIEYCTGYEGHPKHRVVDPYGMLYWNNKWYAIAFCHLRNEIRNFRVDRIINIISTKNTFKRPEAFSAREFFTESLLSNIESKVGLCTLVIEGKAEALNDLSAHWFLGYHLIKRTECRTIFLMDEYSIHTYVPHILLPYGKAIKVLEPNSFKAAMASILKDLLDYYLH from the coding sequence ATGCCAAAAAATGATAATATGCTAGCAATTTTATGGATGCTGAATTCAGGTACAAAAATAACTGCAAAGCAAATATCCGAAAGGTTAGAAATAAACATACGATCGGTTTATCGTTATATGGATGCACTGTGTGTTAGTGGAGTGCCAATAATATCGGAGCCTGGTCATAACGGCGGATATAGCTTGCTTAACAATTTCATCCGAGCACCCCTGTTTTTTGATCTTGATGAGAAGAAATCACTTTTGCATGCTGCTGTTTTTGCAATGGAATCAGGATATCCTTTTATGGAATCACTAAATAGTGCAACATCAAAGTTAAAGATGTTTTCGAATCAAGAACAAGAAAAAGTTCTCAATCGTCATCTAGTTGGATTTGAAGTAGTGAGCCGTATTTGCGATCCAGCTGTCAAACCTATATTAATGGAACTCGAGCAAGCTGTTGCAAATGAATGCTCTATGGAAATTGAATACTGTACAGGTTATGAAGGTCATCCCAAGCATAGGGTTGTTGACCCCTATGGGATGCTTTACTGGAACAATAAATGGTACGCTATTGCATTTTGCCATCTTAGGAATGAAATTCGTAACTTTAGGGTAGATAGAATAATAAATATTATAAGCACTAAAAATACGTTTAAGCGTCCTGAAGCTTTTTCGGCGCGCGAGTTTTTTACAGAAAGCTTATTATCGAATATAGAAAGTAAAGTAGGACTTTGCACTTTAGTAATTGAGGGCAAGGCAGAAGCATTGAATGACCTAAGTGCACATTGGTTTTTAGGATATCATCTGATAAAACGAACTGAATGCAGAACGATTTTTTTAATGGATGAATACTCAATCCATACCTATGTTCCTCATATTCTACTTCCATATGGTAAAGCAATAAAGGTGCTTGAACCAAATAGTTTTAAAGCTGCTATGGCATCAATTCTTAAAGATTTGCTGGACTATTATCTCCACTGA
- a CDS encoding type 1 glutamine amidotransferase family protein — protein sequence MKNIVYLYVFDTMADWEIGYLSTEINSGRYYKKGLMPLKIVTVGINKNPITTMGGLEILPEIELKECSIEETVALILPGGNTWTEAIHVPIIRMAEECLEKGIVVGAICGATIGLAMEGVLDKRAHTSNDLGYLKMVCPSYAGEKYYKQEYAVTDRSLITASGIAPLEFTLHILKILEVFSPQTLDSWYNLYKTQDAKYFFELMSSIQ from the coding sequence ATGAAAAATATAGTATATCTTTATGTATTTGATACAATGGCAGACTGGGAAATAGGTTATTTAAGTACTGAAATCAATTCGGGAAGGTACTACAAAAAGGGATTAATGCCTCTAAAAATAGTAACTGTAGGAATTAACAAGAACCCTATTACTACAATGGGAGGTCTAGAAATATTGCCAGAAATTGAACTTAAGGAGTGTAGTATTGAAGAGACAGTTGCTTTGATTCTACCTGGTGGGAATACATGGACAGAAGCAATTCATGTTCCCATTATAAGAATGGCTGAAGAATGTTTAGAGAAAGGTATTGTTGTAGGGGCAATTTGTGGCGCTACAATAGGACTTGCTATGGAAGGAGTATTAGATAAGCGAGCTCATACAAGCAATGACCTGGGATATCTTAAAATGGTCTGTCCAAGCTATGCAGGAGAAAAATATTATAAGCAAGAATACGCAGTAACGGATAGAAGTTTGATTACTGCCTCTGGAATAGCTCCTCTAGAATTTACTTTGCATATATTGAAAATTCTAGAGGTGTTTTCACCACAAACCTTAGATTCTTGGTACAATCTTTATAAAACTCAAGATGCAAAATATTTCTTTGAGTTGATGAGCTCGATTCAATAG
- a CDS encoding RNA polymerase sigma factor, which produces MKNELISKIFMDKMNIIHCYLIKLGCNQEDAEDITQDTFYKALKYIDGIDVSQISAWLFRVAINRYYDLCRTKKRHVQVIIDEEIFKSDNNLCEDYIIDLERKGDVLKILNSLNNIQKNLLILKYNMDLSYKEISNVLDINESTVKTYLFRAREQFKNKWGVMYNE; this is translated from the coding sequence ATGAAAAACGAATTAATAAGCAAAATATTTATGGATAAGATGAATATTATACATTGTTATTTAATAAAGCTAGGTTGCAATCAGGAGGATGCAGAGGATATAACACAAGATACTTTTTATAAGGCATTAAAATATATTGATGGAATAGATGTTTCCCAAATATCAGCATGGCTTTTTAGAGTTGCAATTAATAGATATTATGATCTATGTAGAACAAAAAAAAGACATGTACAGGTAATTATAGATGAAGAAATATTTAAATCTGATAACAATTTATGCGAAGATTATATTATAGATCTAGAGAGAAAAGGGGATGTGCTAAAAATACTTAATTCATTAAATAATATTCAAAAAAATTTATTAATTCTAAAATATAATATGGACTTATCCTATAAAGAAATATCTAATGTCTTAGATATAAATGAAAGTACAGTGAAAACATATTTATTT